From the Leptolyngbya sp. O-77 genome, one window contains:
- a CDS encoding glycosyltransferase family 2 protein yields MPPLVSVVVTAFDQARFLEDAVNSVLWQDYENIECWIINDGSTDDTEAIAQGLMQQDGRVHYQSQPNGGVSAARNLGAQCARGEWVQFLDGDDWIAPDKLSRQLAAVAGSNPERLVIYSDYERVERSGLRQRCEIGSQPPEALARRLLICPDRLADTPFPLLQQAMLLHRSVLAQFSFDDTLRACEDRAFGLTLLRGGARLVYVPMVAAFYRQHGANLTQNARILRQSYAALFRWVGDRHPDLLPHCQQSLHFLLDATLEAAEYDLFQAIAPLVQFSSQAALIEEPLRLLGGMLPVRSHQDLRLAVALRRLLPARWLYPHQRGPRLRSLLQHFLAS; encoded by the coding sequence ATGCCTCCGCTGGTTTCGGTCGTCGTCACTGCCTTTGACCAGGCGCGGTTTCTGGAAGATGCCGTGAACAGCGTGCTGTGGCAGGATTATGAGAATATCGAGTGCTGGATTATCAACGACGGCTCGACTGATGATACAGAGGCGATCGCCCAAGGGCTGATGCAGCAAGATGGGCGAGTTCATTACCAGTCGCAGCCCAACGGCGGCGTGTCGGCGGCTCGCAATCTGGGGGCGCAGTGTGCCCGTGGGGAGTGGGTGCAGTTTTTGGATGGCGACGACTGGATTGCGCCGGATAAGCTATCACGCCAGCTTGCGGCGGTGGCCGGGAGTAACCCCGAGCGGCTGGTCATTTACTCCGACTATGAGCGGGTGGAGCGATCGGGACTGCGCCAGCGCTGTGAAATTGGCTCACAGCCTCCAGAAGCCCTAGCGCGGCGATTGCTGATTTGCCCCGATCGCCTGGCCGACACCCCCTTTCCGCTGCTGCAACAGGCCATGCTGCTGCATCGGTCGGTGCTGGCTCAGTTCTCGTTTGACGACACCCTGCGAGCCTGTGAGGATCGCGCCTTTGGGCTGACGCTGCTGCGGGGCGGAGCGCGGTTGGTGTACGTGCCGATGGTGGCGGCGTTTTATCGACAGCATGGCGCAAACCTGACGCAAAACGCCAGGATACTGAGGCAGTCCTACGCAGCGCTATTTCGCTGGGTGGGCGATCGCCATCCCGATCTACTCCCCCATTGCCAGCAGAGCCTTCATTTCTTACTCGATGCAACCCTGGAGGCGGCAGAATATGACCTGTTTCAGGCGATCGCCCCGCTGGTGCAGTTTTCAAGTCAGGCAGCCCTGATTGAGGAACCGCTGCGGCTATTGGGCGGTATGCTGCCAGTCCGCTCCCATCAGGACTTGCGGCTGGCCGTAGCGCTGCGCCGACTGCTGCCCGCCCGCTGGCTCTATCCCCACCAGCGCGGCCCCAGGCTGCGATCGCTCCTACAGCATTTTCTTGCCTCGTGA
- a CDS encoding MFS transporter has protein sequence MNRETQNVALLALCQALAMTSMTVLFTVAALVGKALVSDASLATLPLAIMQFAVMLATIPASMLMQRRGRRFGFATGTLIGIVGIGLAVSAVLIQSFPLFCAGTVLMGVFSGFSGFYRFAAAEAASESFRAQAISLVVAGGVVAALLGPNLASLAKDAIAQAEFAGSLLSIVGLQVLILLLLIGIRLPVVQRSVMQKGIAAAGRSPSKPEDRSLSQILRQPVFIVAALGSSVGYGVMALLMTATPLAMTGMNHPFHSAASVIQWHVLGMFAPSFFTGFLIARFGVLNIILAGVVLNLASVAIALSGVTLLHFLIALTVLGLGWNFMFVGSTTLLTETYTPAEKAKTQAAHDFLMFGAVAGFTFLSGHLLNDFGWTVVNYAALPLLLVTLGAVLWLKLRDKEGVGKRGIVG, from the coding sequence ATGAATCGCGAAACGCAGAATGTAGCTTTGCTGGCATTGTGTCAAGCTCTCGCCATGACCAGCATGACGGTGCTGTTTACCGTGGCGGCACTGGTAGGTAAGGCACTGGTGTCCGACGCATCGCTGGCAACCTTGCCACTGGCAATCATGCAGTTTGCAGTGATGCTGGCGACGATTCCAGCGTCGATGCTGATGCAGCGGCGGGGCAGGCGGTTTGGTTTTGCAACTGGCACGCTAATTGGCATCGTCGGGATTGGGTTGGCGGTGTCGGCAGTGCTGATCCAGAGCTTTCCGCTGTTTTGTGCGGGAACCGTCTTGATGGGCGTGTTTAGCGGGTTTTCGGGGTTCTATCGATTTGCGGCGGCAGAGGCCGCTAGCGAGTCGTTTCGGGCGCAGGCGATTTCGCTGGTGGTGGCAGGCGGCGTGGTTGCAGCGCTGCTAGGGCCCAACCTGGCCAGCCTAGCAAAAGATGCAATCGCCCAGGCAGAATTCGCCGGATCGCTGCTGTCGATCGTGGGTCTGCAAGTCTTGATTTTGCTGCTGCTGATCGGCATCCGGCTGCCTGTCGTGCAGCGTTCTGTAATGCAAAAGGGCATTGCAGCAGCAGGGCGATCGCCCTCAAAGCCTGAAGACAGAAGCCTTTCACAGATTTTGCGACAGCCTGTGTTTATCGTTGCAGCCCTGGGCAGCAGCGTCGGCTATGGCGTGATGGCGCTGCTAATGACCGCCACACCGCTTGCCATGACGGGAATGAATCATCCGTTCCATTCAGCGGCCTCCGTTATTCAGTGGCACGTCCTGGGCATGTTCGCACCGTCGTTCTTCACCGGATTCCTGATTGCGAGATTTGGCGTTCTCAATATTATCCTTGCAGGAGTCGTGCTGAATCTCGCTAGCGTGGCGATCGCCCTCTCCGGCGTGACGCTCCTCCATTTCCTAATTGCGCTCACGGTGTTGGGGCTGGGCTGGAATTTCATGTTTGTCGGCTCCACCACGCTGCTCACCGAAACCTACACGCCCGCCGAAAAAGCAAAAACGCAAGCCGCCCACGATTTCCTGATGTTTGGCGCGGTGGCAGGCTTTACGTTTCTGTCAGGGCACCTGCTCAATGACTTTGGCTGGACTGTGGTGAATTATGCTGCACTGCCGCTGCTGCTGGTGACGCTGGGTGCGGTGCTGTGGCTAAAGCTGAGGGACAAAGAGGGTGTGGGAAAGCGGGGAATCGTGGGCTGA